The Nitrospirales bacterium genome includes a window with the following:
- a CDS encoding LysM peptidoglycan-binding domain-containing protein — MPKLLKSTSKWRRLSVSCLLVVAWCNVGPHPLSYGQPSADTSNASSHVSDLNSHAQKPLAPIWGYSEQDDRNFELPSYRMAKEAVVEDSDYRQPLPIPSTRQETAASSPFSEDTASQLDAVEPDQEDDTILTDQEQEELVERPFDESDTEDELTRDITLSLPTVVHWTSPQPWGRFELDTPDTFQEVFSNPLQRYEPLFHPGKSYTPTALTHPYGFVPLVLNRHVERNLDYFRVGIPERFQGYLDRYAKYKPLVEQIFQEFGLPKELGYLSLVESGFNPRAYSRARASGPWQFMKATGRMYGLKVTWYVDERRDPVKSTIAAAHHLRDLYDQFGSWPLALGAYNAGGGKISRAIRRTGTRDFWKIRNTWHIRRETKEYVPRFIAATLIGSHPSDHGFSVQSTAPYAYDEVLIHKRVHLKAVAKTAGISLETLRELNPELRRSIVPSVRKGYPLKVPTGMGHSVHQQHDLIQPWTQPPPPPTTWYRVRYGDSLSVVARRFRMKVRTLRSLNGLSGNLIRVGQRLRVRADETPVDYNTSWYTVRQGDNLSEIANKFGTTAQKLQKLNNLSSHLIHVGDKLRVRETAKAPESSNGEAKWYRVRQGDSLWKIAQQFRVSVTDLKLLNNLTTSAIRVGKLLLVSQ, encoded by the coding sequence ATGCCGAAGTTATTAAAAAGCACCTCAAAGTGGAGACGCCTGTCTGTCTCCTGCCTTCTAGTTGTGGCGTGGTGTAATGTTGGACCACACCCTCTCTCCTACGGACAGCCTTCCGCAGACACCAGTAACGCATCGTCTCATGTTTCCGATCTCAACTCACACGCACAAAAACCGCTGGCCCCTATTTGGGGATATTCTGAGCAAGATGACCGAAACTTCGAGCTTCCCTCGTATCGCATGGCCAAAGAGGCGGTCGTCGAGGACTCAGATTATCGTCAACCACTACCGATTCCCTCGACGCGACAAGAAACAGCGGCTTCATCACCGTTTTCCGAAGACACAGCTTCTCAGCTCGACGCGGTCGAGCCGGATCAAGAAGACGACACGATTTTGACGGACCAAGAACAGGAAGAGCTAGTTGAGCGCCCTTTTGATGAAAGTGACACAGAAGACGAGCTTACCCGTGATATCACTCTCTCCCTGCCGACAGTCGTTCACTGGACCTCTCCTCAGCCATGGGGACGGTTTGAGCTTGATACGCCGGATACATTTCAGGAAGTTTTTTCCAACCCGTTGCAGCGGTATGAACCGTTATTTCACCCGGGTAAGTCATATACCCCGACTGCCTTGACCCACCCGTACGGCTTCGTGCCGCTTGTGCTCAACAGGCACGTGGAACGCAATTTGGACTATTTCCGCGTGGGGATTCCAGAACGCTTCCAAGGGTACCTTGATCGATACGCGAAGTATAAGCCGCTCGTCGAACAAATCTTTCAAGAATTCGGCCTGCCAAAGGAGTTGGGCTACCTCTCGTTAGTCGAGAGTGGATTTAATCCGCGTGCCTACTCTCGTGCCCGGGCATCGGGTCCCTGGCAATTCATGAAAGCGACGGGTCGCATGTATGGGCTGAAGGTCACGTGGTACGTTGATGAACGACGTGACCCGGTCAAATCCACGATCGCGGCGGCCCACCACCTTCGAGATCTCTACGATCAATTCGGTTCTTGGCCATTGGCTCTTGGTGCATATAACGCCGGCGGCGGAAAGATTAGCCGGGCCATTCGACGAACCGGGACCCGTGATTTCTGGAAAATCCGGAATACATGGCACATCCGACGAGAAACCAAGGAATATGTGCCACGATTTATCGCGGCAACGCTGATTGGCTCACATCCTTCTGACCATGGCTTTTCCGTCCAATCGACTGCCCCCTATGCCTATGACGAAGTGTTGATCCATAAGCGCGTACATCTCAAAGCTGTCGCCAAAACAGCTGGCATCTCTCTTGAGACACTCAGGGAACTCAACCCGGAACTTCGACGAAGCATCGTCCCATCTGTTCGGAAAGGATATCCCCTGAAAGTGCCGACAGGTATGGGGCACTCTGTCCATCAACAACATGACCTCATTCAGCCATGGACCCAACCGCCTCCCCCGCCAACGACATGGTATCGCGTCCGCTATGGGGATAGCCTTTCTGTCGTGGCGAGACGATTTCGCATGAAGGTCCGAACACTGCGGAGCCTGAACGGTCTTTCCGGAAACCTCATCCGTGTCGGCCAACGTCTTCGCGTCAGAGCCGACGAAACTCCAGTTGATTACAACACAAGCTGGTATACCGTCAGGCAAGGTGATAACCTGTCAGAAATCGCCAACAAATTCGGGACCACCGCCCAGAAACTGCAAAAACTGAATAATCTCTCAAGTCATCTTATTCATGTCGGCGACAAGCTGCGAGTAAGAGAAACGGCAAAAGCTCCAGAATCATCCAACGGGGAGGCAAAATGGTATCGGGTTCGCCAAGGGGATAGCCTCTGGAAAATTGCCCAACAGTTTCGGGTAAGCGTCACAGACCTCAAACTCTTGAATAATCTGACGACGAGTGCGATTCGGGTAGGAAAGCTGTTATTGGTTAGCCAATAA
- a CDS encoding OmpA family protein: MRPAYQKSVIILIIGMLILINAGCGKKHLHVSTMSGAPGEEELVMITDSSEDQSGLGGSGLDESGLGNDGAHSSPEDLEPLDFTYNPTLPSTHASDSSSNTDLFAELDDQTATPEGLTNDPSAPGQDIQSQSQSPFLPPLVESLEEPSNLDETFRPAMGSNLSNLDSSSQPSQGAADSSEDLPPLVAFTNPDESTSDNLFDLGNANEETTLPVEQIPGNIAVAKAEPTDAFREQLDEMKEEEAAALAAGLSDVFFEFDSWTLTSEGRQALEQGAEWLQGEASSKLLVEGHCDSRGTQAYNLVLGKKRAGAIRDYLVELGITPDRVAIISYGQDRPFCTDTTEVCFQLNRRGHLLVQNP, translated from the coding sequence ATGCGTCCAGCTTATCAAAAATCAGTGATCATACTCATTATCGGAATGCTCATCTTGATAAACGCCGGTTGCGGGAAAAAACATCTTCACGTTTCCACGATGTCGGGGGCGCCGGGAGAAGAAGAACTGGTGATGATCACCGACTCGTCTGAAGATCAATCGGGCCTTGGTGGCTCTGGACTCGATGAGTCCGGATTGGGCAATGATGGCGCACACTCGTCCCCAGAGGACCTGGAACCGCTGGACTTCACCTATAATCCGACACTTCCGTCAACCCACGCCTCCGACTCCTCGAGTAATACCGATTTGTTTGCAGAACTCGACGATCAAACCGCAACACCCGAAGGTCTCACGAACGACCCTAGCGCTCCTGGGCAAGACATTCAGTCTCAATCTCAGTCCCCGTTCTTGCCTCCCTTGGTGGAATCCTTAGAAGAACCGTCTAACCTTGATGAGACTTTTCGTCCAGCGATGGGGTCCAACTTGTCCAATCTCGATTCATCAAGCCAACCGAGCCAAGGCGCCGCGGACTCATCAGAAGACCTCCCGCCGCTCGTAGCGTTTACCAATCCAGATGAATCCACTTCCGACAACCTTTTCGACCTCGGCAACGCGAATGAAGAGACCACTCTTCCTGTCGAGCAAATTCCAGGGAATATCGCCGTGGCCAAAGCCGAACCGACTGACGCGTTTCGCGAACAACTCGATGAGATGAAAGAAGAAGAAGCTGCAGCCCTCGCGGCAGGCCTGAGTGATGTCTTCTTCGAGTTCGACAGCTGGACATTGACTTCAGAGGGACGGCAAGCCCTTGAACAAGGGGCTGAATGGCTTCAGGGTGAGGCTTCCTCAAAGTTGTTGGTCGAGGGACATTGTGATTCTCGCGGAACTCAAGCCTACAACCTCGTCTTAGGTAAAAAACGAGCGGGTGCCATTCGAGACTATCTGGTTGAGTTGGGAATCACTCCTGACCGGGTTGCGATCATTTCATACGGACAGGATAGACCCTTTTGTACGGATACGACTGAAGTGTGCTTTCAACTCAATCGCCGAGGGCACTTACTCGTCCAAAACCCCTAA
- a CDS encoding 4a-hydroxytetrahydrobiopterin dehydratase: MSLADKTCIPCRGGVPPLEPGQVQELLGQLEGGWELNAQGHLERLYTFKNFAEALAFVNRVGAVAEAEGHHPDLYLAWGKCTVEIWTHKINGLTESDFFMAAKADREFQANG, from the coding sequence ATGAGTCTCGCAGATAAAACCTGTATTCCCTGCCGGGGTGGAGTCCCACCATTGGAACCTGGGCAAGTTCAGGAACTGTTAGGACAATTGGAGGGAGGATGGGAATTAAACGCGCAGGGTCATCTTGAACGCCTCTATACGTTCAAGAATTTTGCCGAGGCCTTAGCCTTCGTCAATCGCGTCGGGGCTGTGGCGGAAGCGGAAGGACATCATCCGGATCTCTATTTAGCCTGGGGAAAATGTACAGTGGAAATCTGGACCCATAAGATCAACGGGCTGACGGAAAGCGACTTCTTCATGGCGGCGAAAGCCGATCGTGAATTTCAGGCCAATGGCTGA
- the tolB gene encoding Tol-Pal system beta propeller repeat protein TolB → MTRMLLSFILLVALSIMGKLWVTPLSFAQDALLEASRPDFQRIPIWVRQFGSGTSNGSTSPRFHEPVVPVLKADLKRSQIFTPVDLPATPGKFAESKCVGPADENEATSQGVTVSTWGRVGVGRTDNGGMGLVFDACAHDSGTNEFLLGKRYFSLKVTDPLVRLMAHRWADELVYRYTGEPGIARTKIAYVSEEGNGREIFVMDYDGYGPQQVTADGFLNLMPAWAPDRKSLVYTAYRQRKQQIVQRILASGEETVLVQPASLNITPVFSPNGKQLSYASAQEGNSDIYTLDLDTKAITQITSHRSADLSPSWSPDGKKIAFTSDRGGRPQIYIMDADGSNSRRLTYQGDYNAAPTWSPRGDWIAFVCRISGEGFKLCRITPDGNRQVQITSGKSIDDSPSWSPNGRHIVFSSIRRGKSDIYLINSDGTDLEQLTSEGTHHSSPSWSPL, encoded by the coding sequence ATGACTCGAATGCTCCTCAGCTTCATACTCCTCGTAGCTTTATCGATCATGGGAAAATTATGGGTCACCCCACTTTCGTTCGCCCAAGATGCTCTTCTTGAGGCTTCGCGCCCCGACTTTCAGCGAATCCCCATCTGGGTAAGGCAATTCGGAAGTGGAACGTCCAATGGGTCGACTTCTCCCCGCTTTCATGAACCAGTCGTTCCCGTTCTCAAAGCCGATCTCAAACGATCACAGATTTTTACCCCTGTCGATCTGCCAGCGACGCCTGGCAAATTTGCAGAGAGCAAATGCGTAGGGCCAGCAGACGAGAATGAAGCCACAAGTCAGGGCGTCACCGTCTCGACATGGGGACGGGTCGGAGTGGGGAGAACTGATAATGGCGGAATGGGGCTTGTCTTCGACGCCTGCGCCCATGATTCTGGGACCAACGAATTTCTTTTGGGCAAGCGATACTTTTCGTTGAAGGTCACCGATCCGCTCGTTCGGCTTATGGCCCATCGTTGGGCTGATGAGTTGGTTTATCGATATACCGGGGAGCCAGGCATCGCCAGAACAAAAATTGCATACGTTTCTGAAGAGGGCAATGGACGGGAGATTTTCGTGATGGACTATGATGGCTATGGCCCGCAACAGGTCACCGCAGATGGGTTTTTAAACCTGATGCCTGCCTGGGCCCCAGACCGCAAATCGCTCGTCTATACCGCTTATCGCCAGCGGAAGCAGCAAATTGTTCAGCGCATTCTCGCCTCAGGTGAAGAAACTGTATTGGTTCAGCCGGCAAGCTTGAATATCACTCCAGTTTTTTCGCCTAACGGTAAACAACTCAGTTATGCGTCAGCACAAGAAGGCAATTCGGATATTTACACATTGGATCTCGACACGAAGGCCATTACGCAAATCACGTCCCATCGTAGCGCAGATCTTTCTCCATCCTGGTCTCCTGACGGCAAAAAAATTGCTTTCACCTCCGATCGTGGAGGACGACCTCAGATTTACATCATGGACGCCGATGGCTCGAATTCTCGACGACTGACTTATCAGGGAGACTACAATGCCGCTCCCACATGGTCTCCCCGTGGCGATTGGATTGCATTTGTGTGTAGAATTTCAGGAGAAGGGTTTAAGCTATGCCGTATAACCCCTGATGGAAACCGTCAGGTGCAGATTACGTCAGGAAAAAGCATTGATGATTCCCCATCATGGTCACCGAACGGACGGCATATTGTCTTTAGCTCAATACGAAGGGGGAAAAGTGATATTTATCTCATTAATAGTGATGGGACTGACCTCGAGCAACTAACATCGGAAGGCACTCACCATAGTTCTCCGTCATGGTCTCCCTTATGA
- a CDS encoding MotA/TolQ/ExbB proton channel family protein, which translates to MLFADPMELFSSLGSLSIVILLTLAIFSVVSWAIIVQKWRRFRVIDEEDTQFLRAYELGPQQINELRLQAQELDASPSAAVYLGIIDRLPSFSDLLDTSHQLEQAQPERFPERDYLEKVSQHIIQNQISHQESYLPFLATTGNLTPFIGLLGTVLGIISAFREIGVQGSASIASVAPGVAEALIATAAGLFAAIPAVIAYNYFLAKIRKTVFRVEAFGIEFLNSVQELNHASKETAEVGR; encoded by the coding sequence ATGTTATTTGCAGATCCTATGGAATTGTTCAGTTCTCTCGGATCCCTCTCTATCGTGATCCTGCTGACACTCGCGATCTTTTCCGTCGTGTCCTGGGCGATCATCGTGCAAAAGTGGCGACGGTTCCGAGTCATCGATGAAGAAGATACGCAATTTCTGCGTGCCTATGAATTAGGGCCACAGCAAATCAACGAGCTTCGCCTTCAGGCTCAAGAGCTCGACGCGAGTCCTAGCGCCGCTGTCTATCTTGGAATTATCGACCGCCTGCCGTCGTTTTCGGATCTCCTCGACACGAGTCATCAACTCGAGCAGGCTCAACCCGAACGGTTCCCGGAACGCGACTATCTGGAAAAAGTCAGCCAACACATCATTCAGAACCAAATCAGCCACCAAGAATCGTATCTTCCGTTTTTAGCGACCACGGGGAATCTCACACCCTTCATCGGGCTTCTGGGTACGGTCTTGGGCATTATCAGCGCCTTTCGGGAGATAGGCGTGCAAGGGTCGGCAAGTATCGCGTCGGTCGCTCCAGGAGTTGCTGAAGCGTTGATCGCCACCGCGGCTGGATTATTCGCGGCTATTCCTGCCGTCATTGCCTACAACTATTTCCTTGCTAAAATTAGAAAGACGGTCTTTCGTGTCGAAGCCTTCGGCATTGAATTTTTGAATTCCGTCCAGGAACTGAATCACGCATCAAAGGAAACAGCTGAGGTTGGACGATGA
- a CDS encoding TonB family protein: MSDEATSLRRWLLGSLAIHGLLIIFLTTLRFSPTLEQPLQSYEVSLVNPSDFDTPQAKSQPQTKARVTSQAKASRPKAKPVTPPKPKAPPPPQPVPKAPPPPPPPPAPKSQPAEPKLAPLPTQAASERLSDSFAGAVKSVVVPEKLSAHRQQTPIPLTPSPTEPDTPNALEDIKLPTSAPKLARPQRLEPQTRVTIPTPPPQSPPPSPQAATTKPTPTPKLPSPSVQEETAKALQALKAPPEAPTLKSIQPFKRTRRKEDPTPQTEKLSESLRKSIQSVKVPKARVKSINKISPKTPESTVPPTQALPTPEAPQLARVTPSRQPVQEPPPKQERLADSLKEVLGTVKIPKLRKTPITKRQPSQPTQQVTPPPQASESSTARQKNFKQADTSRAQSLKSEIDEQLAKLTIPEVAPIESLKERLQVQVQAAPDAASGSGSSTARNSAGQNRYLALIEAKIEQEWVAPRVSLAEDHPQVILKFRVLSSGEVTDLGIQQSSGNGYYDAAAKRAVRAASPLPPFPKDLDSSYLDLLYKFRIGESLS; the protein is encoded by the coding sequence ATGTCAGACGAGGCCACCTCACTGCGACGGTGGTTGCTCGGATCATTGGCTATCCATGGCCTGCTCATTATCTTTTTGACGACCTTGCGATTTTCTCCCACACTCGAACAACCACTACAATCCTACGAAGTTTCCCTGGTCAATCCATCGGATTTTGATACTCCTCAGGCAAAGTCACAACCCCAAACCAAGGCAAGAGTAACGTCGCAGGCGAAGGCAAGCCGTCCAAAAGCAAAACCGGTCACACCTCCAAAGCCCAAGGCTCCGCCACCTCCTCAACCAGTGCCCAAGGCTCCACCACCGCCCCCTCCTCCACCGGCACCTAAGTCGCAACCCGCTGAACCAAAACTTGCGCCATTGCCGACACAGGCGGCATCTGAGCGACTATCCGATTCATTTGCCGGTGCGGTCAAGTCTGTGGTTGTTCCTGAGAAATTATCGGCTCACCGGCAACAGACGCCTATACCATTGACTCCTTCGCCGACCGAGCCAGACACCCCTAATGCGCTCGAAGATATCAAACTCCCGACGTCTGCGCCTAAATTAGCCCGTCCACAGCGTCTCGAACCACAAACTCGCGTCACGATTCCCACACCGCCTCCCCAGTCCCCTCCTCCTTCTCCACAAGCGGCAACCACAAAACCAACTCCGACGCCAAAACTTCCTTCTCCGAGCGTCCAGGAAGAGACAGCCAAGGCGCTTCAAGCTCTTAAAGCTCCACCCGAAGCACCGACACTCAAGTCCATACAGCCCTTTAAAAGAACAAGACGTAAAGAGGACCCTACCCCCCAAACGGAAAAGCTATCAGAGTCACTTCGCAAATCAATTCAGTCTGTGAAGGTGCCAAAAGCCAGGGTAAAATCTATAAACAAGATATCTCCCAAAACTCCTGAATCAACAGTTCCACCAACTCAAGCACTTCCGACTCCTGAAGCCCCACAACTTGCACGAGTCACGCCTTCACGACAACCGGTCCAAGAGCCGCCACCGAAACAAGAACGCCTTGCCGACTCACTCAAGGAAGTCCTGGGAACCGTGAAGATTCCCAAATTGCGAAAAACGCCTATTACCAAACGGCAACCATCACAACCGACGCAACAGGTTACGCCTCCACCCCAAGCCTCAGAGTCGTCCACTGCTCGTCAAAAGAACTTCAAGCAAGCCGACACATCGAGGGCTCAGAGCTTGAAATCCGAAATTGATGAGCAATTAGCCAAACTGACGATACCGGAAGTGGCTCCGATTGAGTCTCTGAAAGAACGCCTACAAGTCCAGGTTCAGGCGGCTCCTGATGCAGCCTCCGGGAGTGGATCAAGTACTGCCCGCAATTCCGCTGGCCAAAACCGCTACCTTGCCTTGATCGAAGCAAAAATAGAACAAGAATGGGTCGCTCCTCGCGTTTCACTCGCCGAAGATCATCCGCAAGTGATCTTGAAGTTTCGCGTGTTATCATCTGGAGAAGTGACCGACTTGGGCATTCAGCAGAGTTCTGGCAATGGCTATTACGATGCTGCAGCAAAACGCGCAGTCCGCGCGGCTAGCCCATTGCCCCCATTCCCGAAAGATTTGGATTCTTCTTATCTCGATCTTCTTTATAAATTTAGAATAGGAGAGTCTCTGTCATGA
- a CDS encoding tetratricopeptide repeat protein, translating into MSYKIKTPAPTSSRGIDETELLSRKDHFLFFVEQNRTAVLGGLFLAILVGVVGGLVMWFEHRQTEEAWVLEGQAQAHYLDRSLDDAEQSKANVGKAAGLFREILADYPRTTPAQSALYLLGNSLAEQEDYKGAIEAYQRFIDQYGRNSMLQGLVRQRLAYAYLFDGDKEKAFQEFSDILSLPHVLNKDQVLFELAKLEEADGTLEKALVRYKDLVDQFPTSPYTTEASLRIQVLSPEESQSEATEPEKEESEDQESIQKKEEKGEQSNEK; encoded by the coding sequence ATGAGTTATAAAATTAAAACGCCCGCTCCTACCTCAAGCAGGGGGATAGACGAAACAGAATTGTTAAGTCGTAAAGATCACTTTCTATTCTTTGTCGAGCAGAATCGAACAGCTGTGCTCGGTGGACTCTTCTTGGCCATTCTTGTCGGGGTGGTCGGTGGATTGGTCATGTGGTTCGAACATCGACAAACTGAGGAGGCATGGGTCTTGGAAGGCCAGGCCCAAGCTCACTATCTGGATCGATCATTGGATGATGCGGAACAATCCAAAGCCAATGTAGGCAAGGCCGCTGGACTATTTCGTGAAATCCTGGCTGACTATCCCAGAACAACTCCGGCTCAGAGCGCACTCTATCTTTTGGGAAATAGCTTGGCAGAACAGGAAGACTATAAGGGAGCGATCGAAGCTTACCAACGTTTTATCGATCAATATGGGCGGAATTCCATGCTGCAAGGGCTTGTTCGTCAGCGGTTAGCTTATGCGTATTTATTTGATGGGGATAAAGAAAAAGCCTTTCAGGAGTTCTCGGATATCTTGTCGTTGCCACATGTCTTGAATAAAGATCAGGTTTTGTTCGAGCTCGCTAAACTGGAGGAAGCGGATGGTACGCTGGAGAAGGCCTTAGTTCGCTATAAGGACCTCGTGGATCAATTTCCGACTTCTCCCTATACCACGGAGGCTTCACTTCGCATACAGGTTTTGTCTCCGGAAGAAAGCCAGTCTGAGGCAACTGAGCCGGAAAAAGAAGAGTCGGAGGATCAGGAATCTATACAGAAAAAAGAGGAGAAGGGTGAACAATCAAATGAAAAATAA
- a CDS encoding RiPP maturation radical SAM C-methyltransferase, which translates to MADIDLADRPSLIQVDSTASPRTSTASNTDDVDFRAYGTKVALVTMPFTYSKFPSIQLGTLSALLKAQGIGVKTYHLNLEFAHVIGVPLYEILCEKRGLIGEWLFSSILFRDNPKHVQYPRDFKPVFEDTAREANCSVGYLEEIAYKIAPQFLTRSMTVYDWDQYDIVGFTSTFDQNVASLTMAKLIKDLYPHIRIVFGGANFDGEMGLEHFRAFPWIDYVVVGEGEESFPPLVKQILTRKEDTIPPGVAHRKDGDIVLTHNTRLFSSFSAMGPPDYDDYFVQLAELEQQGSTGLNRILLYEGSRGCWWGEKHHCTFCGLNAQAMTFRAKPPEQVTDELDYLSSRYETTRFRMVDNIIDMKYIDGLFGKFAEAHLDLDVFMETKSNLTKRQIRTLAQGGVKCMQPGIESMSAAQLKEMDKGVSPLQNIQCLKWSRYYNVDVSWNILLGFPRETNQDYQRQRDLIPSLLHFQPPESTGKLWLERFSPYFMRPQDYGIRILGPDPAYEYVYDEKRVDLSKIAYDFEYEADWNVDETVYGELVQAVNDWRARYFSENRPFLFYSKAISYVIIYDGRQPAPTSERFDQPAAFIIDYCNEQPRTFEQIRQAVQQQVRKDPDDSIISLKEVIALLVSKRILHEEKERYFTLALPVNPHL; encoded by the coding sequence ATGGCTGATATCGACCTAGCCGATCGACCGTCATTGATTCAGGTCGACTCCACGGCATCACCGAGGACATCGACTGCATCAAATACCGATGATGTGGACTTTCGAGCCTACGGCACGAAGGTGGCCCTCGTCACGATGCCGTTTACCTATTCAAAGTTTCCGTCCATTCAATTGGGCACCCTCTCGGCCTTGCTGAAAGCCCAGGGGATTGGCGTCAAAACGTATCATCTCAATCTTGAATTTGCCCATGTCATCGGCGTGCCATTGTATGAAATCTTGTGCGAAAAGCGCGGCCTGATCGGAGAATGGCTCTTTTCTTCCATCCTGTTCAGGGACAATCCCAAACATGTTCAATATCCCAGAGACTTTAAACCGGTCTTTGAAGACACCGCTCGCGAAGCCAATTGTTCAGTCGGCTATTTGGAAGAGATCGCGTATAAAATCGCGCCGCAATTTTTAACGCGGTCTATGACGGTCTATGACTGGGACCAGTACGACATCGTGGGTTTTACCTCGACCTTCGATCAAAACGTCGCCAGCCTGACGATGGCCAAACTCATCAAGGATCTGTACCCTCACATTCGCATCGTCTTTGGCGGGGCCAACTTCGACGGAGAAATGGGGCTTGAACATTTTCGCGCCTTCCCCTGGATTGATTATGTCGTGGTGGGTGAAGGAGAAGAGAGCTTTCCGCCACTGGTCAAACAGATCTTGACCCGCAAGGAAGACACAATCCCGCCGGGTGTCGCCCATCGAAAGGATGGAGACATCGTCCTCACCCACAATACCCGATTATTTTCCAGCTTTTCGGCCATGGGGCCGCCTGACTACGACGATTACTTCGTGCAATTGGCTGAACTTGAACAACAAGGCTCGACAGGATTAAACAGGATTCTCCTCTACGAAGGATCACGCGGTTGCTGGTGGGGGGAGAAACATCATTGCACGTTTTGCGGGCTCAATGCCCAGGCCATGACGTTTCGCGCCAAACCGCCTGAACAGGTCACGGACGAATTGGACTACCTTTCGAGTCGCTATGAGACCACGAGGTTTCGCATGGTCGACAACATCATCGACATGAAGTATATCGATGGACTCTTCGGCAAATTCGCGGAGGCGCACTTGGATCTCGACGTGTTCATGGAAACCAAAAGCAATCTCACGAAACGACAAATTCGAACCTTGGCCCAAGGCGGTGTGAAATGCATGCAACCCGGCATTGAAAGCATGAGCGCCGCGCAACTCAAGGAAATGGACAAAGGCGTGAGCCCGCTCCAGAACATTCAATGCCTCAAATGGAGCCGGTATTACAATGTTGACGTTTCGTGGAATATTCTGCTCGGGTTTCCCCGCGAAACGAATCAGGACTATCAACGTCAACGTGATCTCATCCCCTCCCTCCTGCACTTTCAACCGCCTGAGTCGACTGGGAAACTGTGGCTCGAGCGATTCAGCCCGTATTTCATGAGACCACAAGACTACGGGATACGCATTCTTGGTCCTGATCCGGCATACGAGTACGTGTATGATGAAAAAAGAGTCGATCTGTCAAAAATCGCGTACGACTTTGAATATGAAGCTGATTGGAACGTAGACGAGACCGTGTACGGAGAATTGGTCCAAGCAGTGAATGATTGGAGGGCCAGGTATTTTTCTGAAAACCGCCCTTTTCTGTTCTATTCCAAAGCCATCAGCTACGTGATTATCTATGATGGAAGACAGCCCGCACCGACCAGTGAGCGGTTTGACCAGCCGGCAGCGTTCATCATCGATTACTGTAACGAACAGCCCCGGACCTTTGAGCAGATCCGACAGGCTGTACAACAGCAGGTACGGAAAGACCCGGATGATTCGATCATCTCGCTCAAGGAGGTGATCGCGCTCCTTGTCAGTAAAAGAATCTTGCATGAAGAAAAAGAACGATACTTTACACTCGCATTACCAGTGAATCCTCATTTATAA
- a CDS encoding biopolymer transporter ExbD: protein MTSQSKDQRFLSEINVIPLVDVVLVLLVIFMVTAPMLHRGLDITLPTSTSNNIKAQERLVVTVKPDQTLLLGNEAISPIELGVKLREAKAADPLVSVYLRADQTVPYGTVVQVMDEIKGAKIERLGMVTGPKIEKIDGQTIK from the coding sequence ATGACCTCTCAATCCAAGGACCAACGATTTCTGTCCGAGATCAACGTCATTCCACTCGTCGACGTCGTACTCGTTCTCTTGGTGATCTTCATGGTGACGGCTCCAATGCTCCATCGAGGCCTGGATATCACACTTCCGACATCCACCTCCAACAATATTAAGGCTCAAGAGCGACTGGTGGTCACAGTCAAACCGGATCAAACGCTGCTCTTAGGTAACGAAGCCATCAGTCCGATTGAATTAGGCGTCAAACTGCGTGAAGCCAAAGCTGCCGACCCACTCGTTTCGGTCTACTTACGAGCCGACCAAACCGTCCCGTATGGAACCGTCGTCCAAGTCATGGATGAGATCAAGGGGGCAAAGATTGAACGACTGGGGATGGTCACCGGCCCTAAAATCGAGAAGATTGACGGACAAACGATCAAGTAA